In Proteus vulgaris, the following are encoded in one genomic region:
- the mobI gene encoding conjugative transfer protein MobI(A/C): MSLPTERWLDLLDPKLEEERSEITEDLLEAEGREFVAEVRSKLDHALAVLAVEAQQEADMYWNAHKSAREEASEDEQGRVGTRVRILGVSLVAEWYRNRFVEQVPGQKKRVLSTHIKKGRGHAYSMSHFKKEPVWAQELIQQVETRYAVLRQRATALAKIRRALNEYERQLNKTHSDEV; this comes from the coding sequence GTGAGTCTACCAACAGAGCGATGGCTAGATCTGCTAGATCCGAAGCTCGAAGAAGAACGATCCGAGATAACAGAGGATCTGCTAGAGGCAGAGGGACGAGAGTTTGTTGCAGAGGTACGGAGCAAACTGGATCACGCCTTAGCGGTTCTTGCTGTCGAGGCGCAGCAGGAAGCGGACATGTACTGGAACGCGCACAAATCAGCGCGTGAAGAAGCGTCAGAGGACGAACAAGGGCGTGTCGGTACACGGGTTCGCATTCTAGGCGTATCACTCGTTGCAGAGTGGTATCGCAACAGATTTGTCGAACAAGTTCCCGGACAAAAGAAAAGGGTTCTATCGACACATATCAAGAAGGGTCGCGGTCATGCCTACAGCATGTCGCACTTCAAGAAAGAGCCTGTCTGGGCACAAGAGTTGATCCAGCAAGTTGAAACCAGGTATGCCGTGTTAAGACAACGCGCCACTGCCTTAGCAAAAATTCGCCGGGC